The DNA window CGGACCTGAAGGCGAACCAGAATTTCCTTGCCCTGCAGGCGCAGCTCGAAGGCACGGAAAACCGCATCGCGGTCGCCAGGCGCGACTATATCGAGGCCGTGCGCCAGTACAACACGTCGCTTCGAACCTTCCCGACGATCCTCTGGGCCAATTTCTGGTACACCGACGCCAGACCCATGCAGACCTTCACCATCGCGGACGAGAATATGCAGGCTCCGCAGGTGAATTTCGGCAACGGCGGCTGAGCGGCCCGCATGGTGCCTTCCATGCGGCACGGCCTCCTCGCATGGCTGTGCGTCCTGTTCTTCCTCGCCACGGCGGCATTGGCGGCGGAACTTCCGGCGCTCACGGGGCGCGTGGTCGACGATGCGGGTCTGATCGACGCTTCCACCGCAGCGCAATTGACGGAGAAGCTCGCAGCCTTCGAAGAGAAGTCCTCGGACCAGATCGTGGTCGCCACCATCAGGAGCCTCGATGGCGAGGCGATCGAGCCTTACGCGAACCGGCTCTTCCGCGCCTGGAAGCTGGGGCAGGCCGGCGAGGACAACGGCGTGCTCCTGCTCGTCGCGCTCGAGGACCGGAAGATGCGCATCGAGGTGGGCTACGGGCTGGAAGGCACGTTGACCGACCTCCATTCCAAGCTGATCATCGAGAACACGATGGTGCCGGCCTTCCGCGCCGGTGACTTCTCCGGTGGCATCAGCCGGGCCGTGGACGACATCATTGCCGTGCTGGAGGGCAATGGTGCAGAGCTCGAGGCGCGCGCCCGGCGGTTCGAACAGCAAGACAGCGCCATCAATTGGCCGTTCGTCCTGTTCATGACGGTCTGGGCCAGCCTCTTCTTCGGCGGCTTCGCCTTCGCGATCCTGCCGCCGATCTTCGGCCGCAAGATCGGCCCGAACCGCTATCGCTGGCTCGGAATGGACATAGACTACAGCAAGAAGGGAAGCGGGCGTCGCGGCAGGTCCTCGGGTGGATGGTCGTCGGGAGGCTGGTCCTCTGGCGGGGGCGGCTTCTCCGGCGGAGGCGGCTCGTCGGGCGGCGGCGGCGCATC is part of the Chelativorans sp. AA-79 genome and encodes:
- a CDS encoding YgcG family protein — translated: MRHGLLAWLCVLFFLATAALAAELPALTGRVVDDAGLIDASTAAQLTEKLAAFEEKSSDQIVVATIRSLDGEAIEPYANRLFRAWKLGQAGEDNGVLLLVALEDRKMRIEVGYGLEGTLTDLHSKLIIENTMVPAFRAGDFSGGISRAVDDIIAVLEGNGAELEARARRFEQQDSAINWPFVLFMTVWASLFFGGFAFAILPPIFGRKIGPNRYRWLGMDIDYSKKGSGRRGRSSGGWSSGGWSSGGGGFSGGGGSSGGGGASGGW